The sequence AGCACGTAGCGTTGCAGCCGGGTTGCTGTATCCAAAGTCGTTGCCGCGAAGTTCGCTACCAACACGGCAATAATGCTGATCCCGATTTCCAGGGGAATACCGATCGCCGAGAGGAAGTTTGCTCCCCCTTCGACGAACGCTGCCACCAGCTCTCGCAGGCCGAAACCGTTCCAACCTTTGGCCATGCTGTAACGCATTTCCCAGGCCGCTTGCCCCACCATGGGAGCGCCTGTCGCGTCAGTCACGGCCGTGTAAGTGAAGCCCCCATTGGCGGTTCGCTCCCCTTGATAAATGCCCATCCCCACCCCGGCACAGCAAGCCAAAATGACGATCACCGCCAGCCCGCCTTCCAACAGCATGGCTCCGTAACCGATGTACTGGGCGTCCGATTCTTTCTCGACCTGCTTGCTCGAAGTCCCGCTGCTCACCAGGCAATGAAAGCCACTACAAGCACCGCACGCGATGGTAATGAATAGAAACGGGAAGATCGGCGGAGCCCCGGCCGGCAGTTCCTGCGCGACCGCAGGGGTCGAATTCCAGAGATCGGCCTGACCAGTGATACTCGCGACCATCAAACCGACAAACAGCAACGCCAGCGCCACAAGCAACTGATGGCTATTCACATAGTCGCGTGGCTGCAGCAACAGCCAGACTGGCAACACCGAAGCGACAAAACAGTAAATCAGCAGAATGACCGTCCAGATCACCAGCGAGCTGAGATAAGGATTCGCCGCCAGGTCTGGCCCCAGCACGTTCTGCAAGATCGCGGTCAGATCGACCGGAAGGTAATAGACGCCGACGTAGATCGAGACATAGACAATCACCAAAGCCACCAGCGACGGAAACAGCAGGTGGGCATCTTTCTTACGGGTATAAATCCCCAGGGCGATCGCGATCGGCATGCTGATCCACACTGGTAACACTGTTTGCGGATAGAAGGCAAAGATACTGGCCACCACCAGGCCGAAGATTGCGAGCACCACCATCAAGGCCGAGGCCAGCACCAGCAGGAACAAGTACTTCGCTCGCTTGTTGATCACGCGACCGGCGATCTCGCCGACGGTCTGGCCACGGTTGCGAAGCGAAACGATTAACGAACCCAAGTCGTGTACCGCTCCGACAAAGATCGAGCCAAACACAACCCACAGCAAAGCTGGCAGCCACCCCCAAAACACCGCAATGGCAGGACCGACAATCGGGCCAGTTCCCGCGATGCTGGTGAAGTGGTGTCCAAAGACGATCTGGCGGTCGGTCGGACAGAAATCGATATCGTCCTGCAATTGCTTGCTGGGGACCTCGCGATTGTCGTCCAGATCGAAGATCTTCTTCGATAGCCAGCGCCCATAGGTGTTATAGGCAACAATAAAGCCGACAAATGACAGAACGGCGACAATCAGCGTGGACATAAGCGTAAAATACGTGCGACGGTGTGAGGC comes from Bremerella sp. JC817 and encodes:
- a CDS encoding carbon starvation protein A; its protein translation is MSTLIVAVLSFVGFIVAYNTYGRWLSKKIFDLDDNREVPSKQLQDDIDFCPTDRQIVFGHHFTSIAGTGPIVGPAIAVFWGWLPALLWVVFGSIFVGAVHDLGSLIVSLRNRGQTVGEIAGRVINKRAKYLFLLVLASALMVVLAIFGLVVASIFAFYPQTVLPVWISMPIAIALGIYTRKKDAHLLFPSLVALVIVYVSIYVGVYYLPVDLTAILQNVLGPDLAANPYLSSLVIWTVILLIYCFVASVLPVWLLLQPRDYVNSHQLLVALALLFVGLMVASITGQADLWNSTPAVAQELPAGAPPIFPFLFITIACGACSGFHCLVSSGTSSKQVEKESDAQYIGYGAMLLEGGLAVIVILACCAGVGMGIYQGERTANGGFTYTAVTDATGAPMVGQAAWEMRYSMAKGWNGFGLRELVAAFVEGGANFLSAIGIPLEIGISIIAVLVANFAATTLDTATRLQRYVLQELFDSTPITRPLAGKYAATGVAVVSALAIAVFAGPVPGKGGTLLWPLFGAMNQLLAGLAMMVTAFYLWRRSKPIWFIAIPMVAMLILPALAMYYNLFSENGYLAERKVLLSILGISVLVLQVWMLFEAILMWPRVKGVLEEALPPLPEKTAASSKPKYAKA